The following are encoded together in the Gasterosteus aculeatus chromosome 7, fGasAcu3.hap1.1, whole genome shotgun sequence genome:
- the clcn3 gene encoding H(+)/Cl(-) exchange transporter 3 isoform X7: MESEQLYHRGYCRNSYNSIASASSDEELLDGAGVAMDFHTTEDDNLLDGDAASPGSNYVMTNGGGAPSTTTHLLDFLEEPIPGVGTYDDFHTIDWVREKCKDRERHRKINSKKKESAWEFTKSLYDAWSGWLVVTLTGLASGALAGLIDIAADWLNDLKEGVCLSAMWFNHEQCCWTSNETTFAERDKCPQWKSWAELILGQAEGPGSYIMNYFMYIYWALSFAFLAVCLVKVFAPYACGSGIPEIKTILSGFIIRGYLGKWTLMIKTVTLVLAVASGLSLGKEGPLVHVACCCGNIFSYLFPKYSKNEAKKREVLSAASAAGVSVAFGAPIGGVLFSLEEVSYYFPLKTLWRSFFAALVAAFVLRSINPFGNSRLVLFYVEYHTPWYLFELIPFILLGVFGGLWGAFFIRANIAWCRRRKSTRFGKYPVLEVILVAAVTAVVAFPNPYTRQNTSELIKELFTDCGPLESSQLCQYRSQMNGSKAFTDNPNRPAGPDVYAAMWQLCLALVFKIIMTIFTFGLKVPSGLFIPSMAIGAIAGRIVGIAVEQLAYYHHDWFVFREWCEVGADCITPGLYAMVGAAACLGGVTRMTVSLVVIVFELTGGLEYIVPLMAAVMTSKWVGDAFGREGIYEAHIRLNGYPFLDAKEEFTHVTLAREVMRPRRSDPPLAVLTQDDLTVDELQSTINETSYNGFPVIVSKESQRLVGFALRRDITIAIENARRKQEGIMLNSRVYFTQHAPTLPADSPRPLKLRSILDMSPFTVTDHTPMEIVVDIFRKMGLRQCLVTHNGIVLGIITKKNILEHLEELKQDKEPLTDGI, from the exons ATGGAGTCGGAGCAGCTGTACCACCGAGGCTACTGCAGGAACAGCTACAACAGCATCGCCAGCGCCAGCAGcgacgaggagctgctggatggAGCCGGCGTCGCCATGGACTTCCACACCACCGAGGACGACAACCTGCTGGATGGGGACGCTGCCTCCCCAG GGTCTAACTACGTCATGACTAACGGGGGCGGGGCGcccagcaccaccacccaccTGTTGGACTTCCTGGAGGAGCCCATCCCTGGTGTGGGGACCTACGACGACTTCCACACCATCGACTGGGTCCGTGAGAAGTGCAAGGACCGGGAGAGGCACCGGAAG ATCAACAGTAAGAAGAAGGAGTCGGCATGGGAGTTCACAAAGAGCTTGTACGACGCCTGGTCGGGGTGGCTGGTGGTGACGCTCACCGGCTTGGCCTCag GTGCTTTGGCCGGCCTGATTGACATCGCTGCTGATTGGTTGAACGACCTGAAGGAGGGCGTGTGCCTGAGCGCCATGTGGTTCAACCACGAGCAGTGCTGCTGGACGTCCAACGAGACCACCTTCGCCGAGCGGGACAAGTGTCCCCAGTGGAAGAGCTGGGCCGAGCTGATACTGGGGCAGGCCGAG GGCCCCGGCTCGTACATCATGAACTACTTCATGTACATCTACTGGGCTCTGTCCTTCGCCTTCCTGGCCGTCTGCCTGGTCAAGGTGTTCGCTCCCTACGCCTGCGGCTCGGGGATCCCTGAG ATCAAAACCATCCTGAGCGGCTTCATCATCCGGGGCTACCTGGGCAAGTGGACCCTGATGATCAAGACCGTCACTCTGGTACTGGCGGTGGCGTCCGGCCTGAGCCTGGGGAAGGAGGGCCCGCTGGTCCACGTGGCCTGCTGCTGTGGGAACATCTTCTCCTACCTCTTCCCCAAGTACAGCAAGAACGAGGCCAAGAAACGAGAG GTTCTCTCGGCTGCGTCGGCCGCCGGCGTGTCGGTGGCTTTCGGAGCCCCGATCGGAGGAGTCCTCTTCAGCCTGGAGGAG GTGAGCTACTACTTCCCCCTCAAGACGCTGTGGCGCTCCTTCTTCGCCGCCCTGGTGGCGGCCTTCGTCCTGCGCTCCATCAACCCGTTTGGAAACAGCCGCCTGGTGCTGTTCTACGTGGAGTACCACACGCCGTGGTACCTGTTCGAGCTCATCCCTTTCATCCTCCTGGGGGTGTTCGGGGGCCTCTGGGGCGCCTTCTTCATCCGAGCCAACATCGCGTGGTGCCGCCGGCGCAAGTCGACGCGCTTCG GCAAGTACCCGGTGTTGGAGGTGATCCTGGTGGCGGCCGTCACGGCCGTGGTCGCCTTCCCCAACCCGTACACGCGCCAGAACACCAGCGAGCTGATCAAGGAGCTGTTCACCGACTGCGGGCCGCTGGAGTCCTCGCAGCTCTGCCAGTACCGCAGCCAGATGAACGGCAGCAAGGCCTTCACCGACAACCCCAACCGGCCGGCGGGGCCCGACGTCTACGCCGCCATGTGGCAGCTGTGCCTGGCGCTCGTCTTCAAGATCATCATGACCATCTTCACCTTCGGACTCAAG GTGCCGTCGGGTTTGTTCATCCCGAGCATGGCCATCGGGGCCATCGCGGGGCGCATCGTCGGCATCGCCGTGGAGCAGCTGGCCTACTATCACCACGACTGGTTCGTGTTCAGGGAGTGGTGCGAGGTGGGGGCGGACTGCATCACCCCGGGGCTCTACGCCATGGTGGGGGCGGCGGCGTGTCTGG gcGGCGTGACCCGCATGACCGTCTCCCTGGTCGTCATCGTCTTCGAGCTGACGGGCGGCCTGGAGTACATCGTCCCCCTCATGGCCGCCGTCATGACCAGCAAGTGGGTGGGCGACGCGTTCGGTCGCGAGGGGATCTACGAGGCCCACATCCGCCTGAACGGGTACCCCTTCTTGGACGCCAAGGAGGAGTTCACGCACGTCACGCTGGCCCGCGAGGTGATGAGGCCCCGGCGCAGCGACCCGCCGCTGGCGGTGCTGACGCAGGACGACCTGACGGTGGACGAGCTGCAGAGCACCATCAACGAGACCAGTTACAACGGTTTCCCCGTGATCGTGTCCAAGGAGTCCCAGAGGCTGGTGGGCTTCGCTCTGCGCAGGGACATCACCATCGCCATAG AAAATGCGCGTCGCAAGCAGGAGGGCATCATGTTGAACTCGCGGGTTTACTTCACCCAGCACGCGCCCACGCTGCCCGCCGACAGCCCCCGCCCCCTCAAGCTGCGCTCCATCCTGGACATGAGCCCCTTCACCGTCACCGACCACACCCCCATGGAGATCGTGGTGGACATCTTCAGGAAGATGGGGCTGCGCCAGTGTCTGGTCACTCACAACGG GATTGTTTTGGGCATCATCACAAAGAAGAATATATTAGAGCATCTGGAGGAGCTCAAGCAGGACAAGGAGCCCCTG
- the clcn3 gene encoding H(+)/Cl(-) exchange transporter 3 isoform X1, translated as MESEQLYHRGYCRNSYNSIASASSDEELLDGAGVAMDFHTTEDDNLLDGDAASPGSNYVMTNGGGAPSTTTHLLDFLEEPIPGVGTYDDFHTIDWVREKCKDRERHRKINSKKKESAWEFTKSLYDAWSGWLVVTLTGLASGALAGLIDIAADWLNDLKEGVCLSAMWFNHEQCCWTSNETTFAERDKCPQWKSWAELILGQAEGPGSYIMNYFMYIYWALSFAFLAVCLVKVFAPYACGSGIPEIKTILSGFIIRGYLGKWTLMIKTVTLVLAVASGLSLGKEGPLVHVACCCGNIFSYLFPKYSKNEAKKREVLSAASAAGVSVAFGAPIGGVLFSLEEVSYYFPLKTLWRSFFAALVAAFVLRSINPFGNSRLVLFYVEYHTPWYLFELIPFILLGVFGGLWGAFFIRANIAWCRRRKSTRFGKYPVLEVILVAAVTAVVAFPNPYTRQNTSELIKELFTDCGPLESSQLCQYRSQMNGSKAFTDNPNRPAGPDVYAAMWQLCLALVFKIIMTIFTFGLKVPSGLFIPSMAIGAIAGRIVGIAVEQLAYYHHDWFVFREWCEVGADCITPGLYAMVGAAACLGGVTRMTVSLVVIVFELTGGLEYIVPLMAAVMTSKWVGDAFGREGIYEAHIRLNGYPFLDAKEEFTHVTLAREVMRPRRSDPPLAVLTQDDLTVDELQSTINETSYNGFPVIVSKESQRLVGFALRRDITIAIENARRKQEGIMLNSRVYFTQHAPTLPADSPRPLKLRSILDMSPFTVTDHTPMEIVVDIFRKMGLRQCLVTHNGIVLGIITKKNILEHLEELKQDKEPLVTSPTPSTHVTPPLPTLSHLSLRLRLLRGLHETVVRRRLRARPCSSSSSSSLAVGSLLLVGFVRCGFHLS; from the exons ATGGAGTCGGAGCAGCTGTACCACCGAGGCTACTGCAGGAACAGCTACAACAGCATCGCCAGCGCCAGCAGcgacgaggagctgctggatggAGCCGGCGTCGCCATGGACTTCCACACCACCGAGGACGACAACCTGCTGGATGGGGACGCTGCCTCCCCAG GGTCTAACTACGTCATGACTAACGGGGGCGGGGCGcccagcaccaccacccaccTGTTGGACTTCCTGGAGGAGCCCATCCCTGGTGTGGGGACCTACGACGACTTCCACACCATCGACTGGGTCCGTGAGAAGTGCAAGGACCGGGAGAGGCACCGGAAG ATCAACAGTAAGAAGAAGGAGTCGGCATGGGAGTTCACAAAGAGCTTGTACGACGCCTGGTCGGGGTGGCTGGTGGTGACGCTCACCGGCTTGGCCTCag GTGCTTTGGCCGGCCTGATTGACATCGCTGCTGATTGGTTGAACGACCTGAAGGAGGGCGTGTGCCTGAGCGCCATGTGGTTCAACCACGAGCAGTGCTGCTGGACGTCCAACGAGACCACCTTCGCCGAGCGGGACAAGTGTCCCCAGTGGAAGAGCTGGGCCGAGCTGATACTGGGGCAGGCCGAG GGCCCCGGCTCGTACATCATGAACTACTTCATGTACATCTACTGGGCTCTGTCCTTCGCCTTCCTGGCCGTCTGCCTGGTCAAGGTGTTCGCTCCCTACGCCTGCGGCTCGGGGATCCCTGAG ATCAAAACCATCCTGAGCGGCTTCATCATCCGGGGCTACCTGGGCAAGTGGACCCTGATGATCAAGACCGTCACTCTGGTACTGGCGGTGGCGTCCGGCCTGAGCCTGGGGAAGGAGGGCCCGCTGGTCCACGTGGCCTGCTGCTGTGGGAACATCTTCTCCTACCTCTTCCCCAAGTACAGCAAGAACGAGGCCAAGAAACGAGAG GTTCTCTCGGCTGCGTCGGCCGCCGGCGTGTCGGTGGCTTTCGGAGCCCCGATCGGAGGAGTCCTCTTCAGCCTGGAGGAG GTGAGCTACTACTTCCCCCTCAAGACGCTGTGGCGCTCCTTCTTCGCCGCCCTGGTGGCGGCCTTCGTCCTGCGCTCCATCAACCCGTTTGGAAACAGCCGCCTGGTGCTGTTCTACGTGGAGTACCACACGCCGTGGTACCTGTTCGAGCTCATCCCTTTCATCCTCCTGGGGGTGTTCGGGGGCCTCTGGGGCGCCTTCTTCATCCGAGCCAACATCGCGTGGTGCCGCCGGCGCAAGTCGACGCGCTTCG GCAAGTACCCGGTGTTGGAGGTGATCCTGGTGGCGGCCGTCACGGCCGTGGTCGCCTTCCCCAACCCGTACACGCGCCAGAACACCAGCGAGCTGATCAAGGAGCTGTTCACCGACTGCGGGCCGCTGGAGTCCTCGCAGCTCTGCCAGTACCGCAGCCAGATGAACGGCAGCAAGGCCTTCACCGACAACCCCAACCGGCCGGCGGGGCCCGACGTCTACGCCGCCATGTGGCAGCTGTGCCTGGCGCTCGTCTTCAAGATCATCATGACCATCTTCACCTTCGGACTCAAG GTGCCGTCGGGTTTGTTCATCCCGAGCATGGCCATCGGGGCCATCGCGGGGCGCATCGTCGGCATCGCCGTGGAGCAGCTGGCCTACTATCACCACGACTGGTTCGTGTTCAGGGAGTGGTGCGAGGTGGGGGCGGACTGCATCACCCCGGGGCTCTACGCCATGGTGGGGGCGGCGGCGTGTCTGG gcGGCGTGACCCGCATGACCGTCTCCCTGGTCGTCATCGTCTTCGAGCTGACGGGCGGCCTGGAGTACATCGTCCCCCTCATGGCCGCCGTCATGACCAGCAAGTGGGTGGGCGACGCGTTCGGTCGCGAGGGGATCTACGAGGCCCACATCCGCCTGAACGGGTACCCCTTCTTGGACGCCAAGGAGGAGTTCACGCACGTCACGCTGGCCCGCGAGGTGATGAGGCCCCGGCGCAGCGACCCGCCGCTGGCGGTGCTGACGCAGGACGACCTGACGGTGGACGAGCTGCAGAGCACCATCAACGAGACCAGTTACAACGGTTTCCCCGTGATCGTGTCCAAGGAGTCCCAGAGGCTGGTGGGCTTCGCTCTGCGCAGGGACATCACCATCGCCATAG AAAATGCGCGTCGCAAGCAGGAGGGCATCATGTTGAACTCGCGGGTTTACTTCACCCAGCACGCGCCCACGCTGCCCGCCGACAGCCCCCGCCCCCTCAAGCTGCGCTCCATCCTGGACATGAGCCCCTTCACCGTCACCGACCACACCCCCATGGAGATCGTGGTGGACATCTTCAGGAAGATGGGGCTGCGCCAGTGTCTGGTCACTCACAACGG GATTGTTTTGGGCATCATCACAAAGAAGAATATATTAGAGCATCTGGAGGAGCTCAAGCAGGACAAGGAGCCCCTGGTGACTAGCCCCACCCCTTCTACACATGTGACCCCGCCCCTTCCCACTCTCTCACACCTGTCTCTTAGGCTCCGCCTCTTAAGAGGGCTGCATGAAACTGTTGTCCGTCGGCGGCTACGCGCTAGgccttgctcctcctcctcctcctcctcactcgcTGTCGGCTCCCTGTTGCTCGTGGGTTTTGTTCGGTGTGGATTTCACCTCTCGTAG
- the clcn3 gene encoding H(+)/Cl(-) exchange transporter 3 isoform X6, which yields MESEQLYHRGYCRNSYNSIASASSDEELLDGAGVAMDFHTTEDDNLLDGDAASPGSNYVMTNGGGAPSTTTHLLDFLEEPIPGVGTYDDFHTIDWVREKCKDRERHRKINSKKKESAWEFTKSLYDAWSGWLVVTLTGLASGALAGLIDIAADWLNDLKEGVCLSAMWFNHEQCCWTSNETTFAERDKCPQWKSWAELILGQAEGPGSYIMNYFMYIYWALSFAFLAVCLVKVFAPYACGSGIPEIKTILSGFIIRGYLGKWTLMIKTVTLVLAVASGLSLGKEGPLVHVACCCGNIFSYLFPKYSKNEAKKREVLSAASAAGVSVAFGAPIGGVLFSLEEVSYYFPLKTLWRSFFAALVAAFVLRSINPFGNSRLVLFYVEYHTPWYLFELIPFILLGVFGGLWGAFFIRANIAWCRRRKSTRFGKYPVLEVILVAAVTAVVAFPNPYTRQNTSELIKELFTDCGPLESSQLCQYRSQMNGSKAFTDNPNRPAGPDVYAAMWQLCLALVFKIIMTIFTFGLKVPSGLFIPSMAIGAIAGRIVGIAVEQLAYYHHDWFVFREWCEVGADCITPGLYAMVGAAACLGGVTRMTVSLVVIVFELTGGLEYIVPLMAAVMTSKWVGDAFGREGIYEAHIRLNGYPFLDAKEEFTHVTLAREVMRPRRSDPPLAVLTQDDLTVDELQSTINETSYNGFPVIVSKESQRLVGFALRRDITIAIENARRKQEGIMLNSRVYFTQHAPTLPADSPRPLKLRSILDMSPFTVTDHTPMEIVVDIFRKMGLRQCLVTHNGRLLGIITKKDILRHMAQMANLDPESIMFN from the exons ATGGAGTCGGAGCAGCTGTACCACCGAGGCTACTGCAGGAACAGCTACAACAGCATCGCCAGCGCCAGCAGcgacgaggagctgctggatggAGCCGGCGTCGCCATGGACTTCCACACCACCGAGGACGACAACCTGCTGGATGGGGACGCTGCCTCCCCAG GGTCTAACTACGTCATGACTAACGGGGGCGGGGCGcccagcaccaccacccaccTGTTGGACTTCCTGGAGGAGCCCATCCCTGGTGTGGGGACCTACGACGACTTCCACACCATCGACTGGGTCCGTGAGAAGTGCAAGGACCGGGAGAGGCACCGGAAG ATCAACAGTAAGAAGAAGGAGTCGGCATGGGAGTTCACAAAGAGCTTGTACGACGCCTGGTCGGGGTGGCTGGTGGTGACGCTCACCGGCTTGGCCTCag GTGCTTTGGCCGGCCTGATTGACATCGCTGCTGATTGGTTGAACGACCTGAAGGAGGGCGTGTGCCTGAGCGCCATGTGGTTCAACCACGAGCAGTGCTGCTGGACGTCCAACGAGACCACCTTCGCCGAGCGGGACAAGTGTCCCCAGTGGAAGAGCTGGGCCGAGCTGATACTGGGGCAGGCCGAG GGCCCCGGCTCGTACATCATGAACTACTTCATGTACATCTACTGGGCTCTGTCCTTCGCCTTCCTGGCCGTCTGCCTGGTCAAGGTGTTCGCTCCCTACGCCTGCGGCTCGGGGATCCCTGAG ATCAAAACCATCCTGAGCGGCTTCATCATCCGGGGCTACCTGGGCAAGTGGACCCTGATGATCAAGACCGTCACTCTGGTACTGGCGGTGGCGTCCGGCCTGAGCCTGGGGAAGGAGGGCCCGCTGGTCCACGTGGCCTGCTGCTGTGGGAACATCTTCTCCTACCTCTTCCCCAAGTACAGCAAGAACGAGGCCAAGAAACGAGAG GTTCTCTCGGCTGCGTCGGCCGCCGGCGTGTCGGTGGCTTTCGGAGCCCCGATCGGAGGAGTCCTCTTCAGCCTGGAGGAG GTGAGCTACTACTTCCCCCTCAAGACGCTGTGGCGCTCCTTCTTCGCCGCCCTGGTGGCGGCCTTCGTCCTGCGCTCCATCAACCCGTTTGGAAACAGCCGCCTGGTGCTGTTCTACGTGGAGTACCACACGCCGTGGTACCTGTTCGAGCTCATCCCTTTCATCCTCCTGGGGGTGTTCGGGGGCCTCTGGGGCGCCTTCTTCATCCGAGCCAACATCGCGTGGTGCCGCCGGCGCAAGTCGACGCGCTTCG GCAAGTACCCGGTGTTGGAGGTGATCCTGGTGGCGGCCGTCACGGCCGTGGTCGCCTTCCCCAACCCGTACACGCGCCAGAACACCAGCGAGCTGATCAAGGAGCTGTTCACCGACTGCGGGCCGCTGGAGTCCTCGCAGCTCTGCCAGTACCGCAGCCAGATGAACGGCAGCAAGGCCTTCACCGACAACCCCAACCGGCCGGCGGGGCCCGACGTCTACGCCGCCATGTGGCAGCTGTGCCTGGCGCTCGTCTTCAAGATCATCATGACCATCTTCACCTTCGGACTCAAG GTGCCGTCGGGTTTGTTCATCCCGAGCATGGCCATCGGGGCCATCGCGGGGCGCATCGTCGGCATCGCCGTGGAGCAGCTGGCCTACTATCACCACGACTGGTTCGTGTTCAGGGAGTGGTGCGAGGTGGGGGCGGACTGCATCACCCCGGGGCTCTACGCCATGGTGGGGGCGGCGGCGTGTCTGG gcGGCGTGACCCGCATGACCGTCTCCCTGGTCGTCATCGTCTTCGAGCTGACGGGCGGCCTGGAGTACATCGTCCCCCTCATGGCCGCCGTCATGACCAGCAAGTGGGTGGGCGACGCGTTCGGTCGCGAGGGGATCTACGAGGCCCACATCCGCCTGAACGGGTACCCCTTCTTGGACGCCAAGGAGGAGTTCACGCACGTCACGCTGGCCCGCGAGGTGATGAGGCCCCGGCGCAGCGACCCGCCGCTGGCGGTGCTGACGCAGGACGACCTGACGGTGGACGAGCTGCAGAGCACCATCAACGAGACCAGTTACAACGGTTTCCCCGTGATCGTGTCCAAGGAGTCCCAGAGGCTGGTGGGCTTCGCTCTGCGCAGGGACATCACCATCGCCATAG AAAATGCGCGTCGCAAGCAGGAGGGCATCATGTTGAACTCGCGGGTTTACTTCACCCAGCACGCGCCCACGCTGCCCGCCGACAGCCCCCGCCCCCTCAAGCTGCGCTCCATCCTGGACATGAGCCCCTTCACCGTCACCGACCACACCCCCATGGAGATCGTGGTGGACATCTTCAGGAAGATGGGGCTGCGCCAGTGTCTGGTCACTCACAACGG
- the clcn3 gene encoding H(+)/Cl(-) exchange transporter 3 isoform X2, producing the protein MESEQLYHRGYCRNSYNSIASASSDEELLDGAGVAMDFHTTEDDNLLDGDAASPGSNYVMTNGGGAPSTTTHLLDFLEEPIPGVGTYDDFHTIDWVREKCKDRERHRKINSKKKESAWEFTKSLYDAWSGWLVVTLTGLASGALAGLIDIAADWLNDLKEGVCLSAMWFNHEQCCWTSNETTFAERDKCPQWKSWAELILGQAEGPGSYIMNYFMYIYWALSFAFLAVCLVKVFAPYACGSGIPEIKTILSGFIIRGYLGKWTLMIKTVTLVLAVASGLSLGKEGPLVHVACCCGNIFSYLFPKYSKNEAKKREVLSAASAAGVSVAFGAPIGGVLFSLEEVSYYFPLKTLWRSFFAALVAAFVLRSINPFGNSRLVLFYVEYHTPWYLFELIPFILLGVFGGLWGAFFIRANIAWCRRRKSTRFGKYPVLEVILVAAVTAVVAFPNPYTRQNTSELIKELFTDCGPLESSQLCQYRSQMNGSKAFTDNPNRPAGPDVYAAMWQLCLALVFKIIMTIFTFGLKVPSGLFIPSMAIGAIAGRIVGIAVEQLAYYHHDWFVFREWCEVGADCITPGLYAMVGAAACLGGVTRMTVSLVVIVFELTGGLEYIVPLMAAVMTSKWVGDAFGREGIYEAHIRLNGYPFLDAKEEFTHVTLAREVMRPRRSDPPLAVLTQDDLTVDELQSTINETSYNGFPVIVSKESQRLVGFALRRDITIAIENARRKQEGIMLNSRVYFTQHAPTLPADSPRPLKLRSILDMSPFTVTDHTPMEIVVDIFRKMGLRQCLVTHNGIVLGIITKKNILEHLEELKQDKEPLAASWYYHKKRHPASHGSNGKPRSRVNHVQLIRSFQDGRGGGGGGGDDSEEEVHLLDGSNL; encoded by the exons ATGGAGTCGGAGCAGCTGTACCACCGAGGCTACTGCAGGAACAGCTACAACAGCATCGCCAGCGCCAGCAGcgacgaggagctgctggatggAGCCGGCGTCGCCATGGACTTCCACACCACCGAGGACGACAACCTGCTGGATGGGGACGCTGCCTCCCCAG GGTCTAACTACGTCATGACTAACGGGGGCGGGGCGcccagcaccaccacccaccTGTTGGACTTCCTGGAGGAGCCCATCCCTGGTGTGGGGACCTACGACGACTTCCACACCATCGACTGGGTCCGTGAGAAGTGCAAGGACCGGGAGAGGCACCGGAAG ATCAACAGTAAGAAGAAGGAGTCGGCATGGGAGTTCACAAAGAGCTTGTACGACGCCTGGTCGGGGTGGCTGGTGGTGACGCTCACCGGCTTGGCCTCag GTGCTTTGGCCGGCCTGATTGACATCGCTGCTGATTGGTTGAACGACCTGAAGGAGGGCGTGTGCCTGAGCGCCATGTGGTTCAACCACGAGCAGTGCTGCTGGACGTCCAACGAGACCACCTTCGCCGAGCGGGACAAGTGTCCCCAGTGGAAGAGCTGGGCCGAGCTGATACTGGGGCAGGCCGAG GGCCCCGGCTCGTACATCATGAACTACTTCATGTACATCTACTGGGCTCTGTCCTTCGCCTTCCTGGCCGTCTGCCTGGTCAAGGTGTTCGCTCCCTACGCCTGCGGCTCGGGGATCCCTGAG ATCAAAACCATCCTGAGCGGCTTCATCATCCGGGGCTACCTGGGCAAGTGGACCCTGATGATCAAGACCGTCACTCTGGTACTGGCGGTGGCGTCCGGCCTGAGCCTGGGGAAGGAGGGCCCGCTGGTCCACGTGGCCTGCTGCTGTGGGAACATCTTCTCCTACCTCTTCCCCAAGTACAGCAAGAACGAGGCCAAGAAACGAGAG GTTCTCTCGGCTGCGTCGGCCGCCGGCGTGTCGGTGGCTTTCGGAGCCCCGATCGGAGGAGTCCTCTTCAGCCTGGAGGAG GTGAGCTACTACTTCCCCCTCAAGACGCTGTGGCGCTCCTTCTTCGCCGCCCTGGTGGCGGCCTTCGTCCTGCGCTCCATCAACCCGTTTGGAAACAGCCGCCTGGTGCTGTTCTACGTGGAGTACCACACGCCGTGGTACCTGTTCGAGCTCATCCCTTTCATCCTCCTGGGGGTGTTCGGGGGCCTCTGGGGCGCCTTCTTCATCCGAGCCAACATCGCGTGGTGCCGCCGGCGCAAGTCGACGCGCTTCG GCAAGTACCCGGTGTTGGAGGTGATCCTGGTGGCGGCCGTCACGGCCGTGGTCGCCTTCCCCAACCCGTACACGCGCCAGAACACCAGCGAGCTGATCAAGGAGCTGTTCACCGACTGCGGGCCGCTGGAGTCCTCGCAGCTCTGCCAGTACCGCAGCCAGATGAACGGCAGCAAGGCCTTCACCGACAACCCCAACCGGCCGGCGGGGCCCGACGTCTACGCCGCCATGTGGCAGCTGTGCCTGGCGCTCGTCTTCAAGATCATCATGACCATCTTCACCTTCGGACTCAAG GTGCCGTCGGGTTTGTTCATCCCGAGCATGGCCATCGGGGCCATCGCGGGGCGCATCGTCGGCATCGCCGTGGAGCAGCTGGCCTACTATCACCACGACTGGTTCGTGTTCAGGGAGTGGTGCGAGGTGGGGGCGGACTGCATCACCCCGGGGCTCTACGCCATGGTGGGGGCGGCGGCGTGTCTGG gcGGCGTGACCCGCATGACCGTCTCCCTGGTCGTCATCGTCTTCGAGCTGACGGGCGGCCTGGAGTACATCGTCCCCCTCATGGCCGCCGTCATGACCAGCAAGTGGGTGGGCGACGCGTTCGGTCGCGAGGGGATCTACGAGGCCCACATCCGCCTGAACGGGTACCCCTTCTTGGACGCCAAGGAGGAGTTCACGCACGTCACGCTGGCCCGCGAGGTGATGAGGCCCCGGCGCAGCGACCCGCCGCTGGCGGTGCTGACGCAGGACGACCTGACGGTGGACGAGCTGCAGAGCACCATCAACGAGACCAGTTACAACGGTTTCCCCGTGATCGTGTCCAAGGAGTCCCAGAGGCTGGTGGGCTTCGCTCTGCGCAGGGACATCACCATCGCCATAG AAAATGCGCGTCGCAAGCAGGAGGGCATCATGTTGAACTCGCGGGTTTACTTCACCCAGCACGCGCCCACGCTGCCCGCCGACAGCCCCCGCCCCCTCAAGCTGCGCTCCATCCTGGACATGAGCCCCTTCACCGTCACCGACCACACCCCCATGGAGATCGTGGTGGACATCTTCAGGAAGATGGGGCTGCGCCAGTGTCTGGTCACTCACAACGG GATTGTTTTGGGCATCATCACAAAGAAGAATATATTAGAGCATCTGGAGGAGCTCAAGCAGGACAAGGAGCCCCTG